From a region of the Streptomyces sp. NBC_01244 genome:
- a CDS encoding DUF1772 domain-containing protein, translated as MGSNGTRLSTALLVLSTVLVGLMAGLFFAFDVSVMPGLAKTDDRTYVTAMQSFNAVIDGNPLFGTVFVVALLAAFAAAFVEARAGRRAVALWAAVAAAAYLVVLVVTFAVNIPLNNELADLGDAAKLTDFSVVEKFKGTWETANIVRTLLCAAALTALARALVLYGRATGASAASVASVAL; from the coding sequence ATGGGATCCAACGGCACCAGACTCTCCACCGCACTGCTCGTACTGTCGACCGTACTGGTCGGCCTGATGGCGGGGCTGTTCTTCGCCTTCGACGTCTCGGTGATGCCGGGACTGGCGAAGACCGACGACCGTACGTACGTCACGGCGATGCAGAGCTTCAACGCCGTCATCGACGGCAACCCGCTCTTCGGGACGGTCTTCGTCGTCGCGCTGCTCGCCGCCTTCGCCGCGGCGTTCGTCGAGGCGCGGGCCGGGCGCCGCGCGGTGGCGCTGTGGGCCGCGGTGGCCGCGGCGGCGTACCTCGTCGTGCTCGTCGTCACCTTCGCGGTCAACATCCCGCTCAACAACGAGCTCGCCGACTTGGGTGACGCGGCGAAGCTGACCGACTTCTCGGTCGTCGAGAAGTTCAAGGGCACCTGGGAGACGGCGAACATCGTGCGCACCCTGCTCTGCGCGGCGGCGCTGACCGCCCTGGCGCGGGCGCTCGTGCTGTACGGGCGGGCGACGGGGGCGTCGGCGGCGTCGGTGGCGTCGGTGGCCCTTTAG
- a CDS encoding AraC family transcriptional regulator → MDTLTALLEGPKAKSAFLIKCAFDPPWSARIEDRAPLSVMTMVHGSAWLLPDGGEPVLIAPGEAALVRGPVPYTLADAKDTPPQIRVGPDQRCSRVDGGEDVSDSMALGVRTWGAAAGSAVLLSGTYQDPGEIGSRLLRALPPVLVGPVDPTLVGLLGVEISRTEPAQELVLNRLLDLLLIGVVRGWLAERGGAENDPVTGPALRLLHENPAYGWTVESLARKVGVSRAALARRFTELVGEPPMSYLTGWRLAMAADLLRDPSTTLASAAHRVGYSSAFALSTAFKRVRGVSPREYRAGAVAAAGG, encoded by the coding sequence ATGGACACGCTGACGGCTCTGCTCGAAGGCCCCAAAGCCAAATCCGCCTTCCTCATCAAGTGCGCGTTCGACCCACCCTGGTCTGCCCGGATCGAGGACCGGGCTCCGCTGTCGGTGATGACGATGGTGCACGGATCGGCGTGGCTGCTGCCGGACGGGGGCGAGCCGGTGCTCATCGCGCCGGGTGAGGCGGCCCTGGTGCGCGGACCGGTTCCGTACACCCTCGCCGACGCCAAGGACACACCCCCGCAGATCCGGGTGGGTCCGGACCAGCGGTGCAGCAGGGTGGACGGCGGGGAGGACGTGTCCGACTCCATGGCCCTCGGGGTACGGACCTGGGGCGCGGCGGCAGGCTCGGCGGTGCTGCTGAGCGGCACCTACCAGGACCCGGGCGAGATCGGCAGCCGCCTGCTCAGGGCGCTTCCGCCGGTGCTGGTCGGGCCGGTGGACCCGACGCTGGTCGGGCTGCTGGGCGTCGAGATCTCCCGTACGGAGCCGGCCCAGGAGCTCGTCCTGAACCGGCTGTTGGACCTGCTGCTGATCGGCGTCGTACGCGGCTGGCTCGCGGAGCGCGGCGGCGCCGAGAACGACCCGGTCACCGGCCCGGCACTGCGGCTGCTGCACGAAAACCCCGCGTACGGCTGGACCGTGGAGTCGCTGGCCCGCAAAGTCGGCGTCTCGCGGGCCGCGTTGGCCCGCCGCTTCACCGAGCTGGTCGGCGAACCCCCGATGTCCTATCTGACGGGCTGGCGCCTGGCCATGGCGGCGGACCTGCTGCGCGACCCGTCGACGACACTCGCCTCGGCAGCCCACCGGGTCGGCTACAGCTCGGCGTTCGCGCTCTCGACGGCCTTCAAGCGGGTACGCGGAGTCAGCCCGCGGGAGTACCGGGCGGGGGCGGTGGCGGCCGCCGGGGGGTGA
- a CDS encoding GNAT family N-acetyltransferase produces MSTSVKSLRLAPVTPDNVAAVSALSVRPDQEHLVSPVAKSLAEAEAHGETAWPRAIVDGDEVVGFVMAFLDIAWNPAEDPHDIRSGLWRLNISAAHQSKGYGRFAVTAVLAELRSRGTSHAYVTWHPGPGTPEPFYLSLGFRPTGEESDGETVAVLDLRTP; encoded by the coding sequence ATGAGCACATCCGTCAAGTCCCTCCGCCTCGCCCCGGTCACCCCCGACAACGTCGCCGCCGTCAGCGCGCTGTCGGTCCGCCCCGACCAGGAGCACCTCGTCTCCCCGGTCGCGAAGTCTCTGGCGGAGGCCGAGGCCCACGGGGAGACGGCCTGGCCCCGGGCGATCGTCGACGGCGACGAGGTGGTCGGCTTCGTGATGGCTTTCCTCGACATCGCCTGGAATCCGGCCGAGGACCCCCACGACATCCGCTCCGGCCTCTGGCGCCTGAACATATCGGCCGCCCACCAGTCCAAGGGCTACGGCCGCTTCGCGGTCACGGCGGTCCTCGCCGAACTCCGCAGCCGGGGCACCTCCCACGCCTACGTCACCTGGCACCCGGGCCCCGGCACCCCCGAACCCTTCTACCTCTCCCTCGGCTTCCGCCCGACGGGCGAGGAAAGCGACGGCGAAACGGTGGCCGTCCTGGATCTCCGGACCCCCTGA
- a CDS encoding anthrone oxygenase family protein, which translates to MDIARVAALVAATLTTGLMAGLFFAFDVSVMPALKRSDDRTLISVMQRVNTSIINGWFMLAFLGALLFTGLALGLHLPAGEHAPLPALACALVLYVLAVAVTGRVNIPLNNALEAAGPAERIADPAAVRAAFETKWVPANRWRTALCTAALACQSWALLAAAA; encoded by the coding sequence ATGGACATCGCACGGGTCGCCGCCCTCGTCGCCGCGACGCTCACGACGGGCCTGATGGCCGGCCTCTTCTTCGCCTTCGACGTCTCGGTGATGCCGGCCCTCAAGCGCTCCGACGACCGGACCCTCATCTCCGTCATGCAGCGCGTGAACACCTCCATCATCAATGGCTGGTTCATGCTGGCCTTCCTGGGCGCGCTCCTCTTCACCGGCCTCGCCCTGGGGCTCCACCTGCCCGCCGGCGAGCACGCGCCGCTTCCCGCGCTGGCGTGTGCCCTCGTCCTCTACGTACTCGCCGTCGCGGTCACCGGTCGGGTGAACATCCCGCTCAACAACGCCCTGGAAGCGGCCGGCCCCGCCGAGCGGATCGCCGATCCGGCCGCTGTGCGCGCGGCCTTCGAAACGAAGTGGGTACCCGCCAACCGCTGGCGTACCGCCCTGTGCACGGCCGCCCTGGCCTGCCAGTCCTGGGCCCTCCTGGCAGCCGCGGCCTAA
- the gdhA gene encoding NADP-specific glutamate dehydrogenase has translation MTDPKDPQGRLDALRGDIERRNPAQPEFHQAVREVLDTLAPVFAARPEYAEPGVALLERLTEPERQIIFRVPWQDDRGRVHVNRGYRVEFNSALGPYKGGLRFHPSVDIGVVKFLGFEQVFKNALTGLGIGGGKGGSDFDPRGRSAAEVMRFCQSFMTELYRHIGEHTDVPAGDIGVGGREIGYLFGQYRRITNRWEAGVLTGKGQGWGGSLIRPEATGYGSVLFAAEMLAVKGLSLDGLTAVVSGSGNVALYTIEKLQQLGANPLTASDSQGYVVDEKGIDLPLLKQIKEVERGRVSEYAQRRGPSARFVPGGRVWEVAAEVAFPSATQNELNADDARTLIANGIRAVSEGANMPTTPDAVHLLQAAGVSFGPGKAANAGGVAVSALEMAQNAGRVAWSAERVESELAGIMRDIHAVSYATAERYGSAGDYVAGANIAGFERVADAMLAQGLI, from the coding sequence GTGACGGACCCCAAGGACCCGCAGGGCCGGCTGGACGCGCTGCGCGGCGACATCGAGCGCCGCAACCCCGCCCAGCCCGAGTTCCACCAGGCCGTACGGGAGGTCCTGGACACCCTGGCCCCCGTGTTCGCGGCGCGTCCCGAGTACGCGGAACCGGGTGTGGCCCTGCTGGAGCGGCTCACCGAGCCGGAGCGGCAGATCATCTTCCGGGTGCCGTGGCAGGACGACCGTGGTCGCGTCCACGTCAACCGTGGCTACCGCGTCGAATTCAACAGCGCGCTCGGCCCGTACAAGGGCGGCCTGCGCTTTCACCCGTCCGTGGACATCGGCGTGGTGAAGTTCCTCGGCTTCGAGCAGGTCTTCAAGAACGCGCTGACCGGGCTCGGCATCGGTGGTGGCAAGGGCGGCAGCGACTTCGACCCGCGCGGGCGGTCGGCGGCCGAGGTCATGCGCTTCTGCCAGTCCTTCATGACCGAGCTCTACCGTCACATCGGTGAGCACACGGATGTGCCGGCGGGTGACATCGGTGTGGGCGGGCGTGAGATCGGCTATCTGTTCGGGCAGTACCGGCGCATCACCAACCGCTGGGAGGCCGGCGTCCTGACCGGCAAGGGCCAGGGCTGGGGCGGCTCGCTGATCCGCCCGGAGGCCACGGGCTACGGCAGCGTGCTGTTCGCCGCCGAGATGCTGGCGGTCAAGGGGCTGTCGCTCGACGGGCTGACGGCCGTCGTGTCCGGCTCGGGCAACGTCGCGCTGTACACGATCGAGAAGCTGCAGCAGCTGGGGGCGAACCCGCTGACCGCGTCCGACTCTCAGGGCTATGTGGTGGATGAGAAGGGCATCGACCTCCCGCTGCTGAAGCAGATCAAGGAGGTCGAGCGCGGGCGCGTGAGCGAGTACGCGCAGCGTCGCGGGCCCTCGGCGCGGTTCGTGCCGGGCGGGCGGGTGTGGGAAGTGGCGGCGGAGGTGGCCTTCCCGTCGGCCACGCAGAACGAGCTGAACGCGGATGACGCGCGGACGCTGATCGCCAACGGGATCAGGGCGGTGTCGGAGGGCGCGAACATGCCGACCACGCCGGACGCGGTGCACCTGCTGCAGGCGGCCGGGGTGTCCTTCGGGCCCGGCAAGGCGGCGAACGCGGGCGGGGTCGCGGTCAGCGCGCTGGAGATGGCGCAGAACGCGGGGCGTGTGGCGTGGAGCGCGGAGCGGGTCGAGTCGGAGCTGGCGGGGATCATGCGGGACATCCACGCGGTGTCGTACGCGACCGCCGAGCGGTATGGCTCCGCCGGGGACTATGTGGCGGGGGCGAACATTGCTGGGTTTGAGCGGGTGGCGGACGCGATGTTGGCGCAGGGGTTGATCTGA